One region of Bacteroidota bacterium genomic DNA includes:
- the fumC gene encoding class II fumarate hydratase, producing the protein MEFRKEKDTMGVVEVPAHVYWGAQTQRSIENFKIAQDINKMPREIIRAFAYLKKAAALTNLDAGVLPAEKCELISKVCDEILDGKLYDQFPLVVWQTGSGTQSNMNVNEVVAYRAHVINGGSLMDEKKVIHPNDDVNKSQSSNDTFPTAMHIAAYIVLKETTIPGLKKLRDTLSAKSKEFMHIVKIGRTHLMDATPLTLGQELSGYVSQLDHGIRAIEHTLPHLAELALGGTAVGTGINTPKGYSENVAKHIAKLTGIPFITAENKFEALAAHDAIVESHGALKTVACSMMKIANDIRLLASGPRCGIGELFIPDNEPGSSIMPGKVNPTQCEAMTMVAAQVLGNDVAINIGGATGHFELNVFKPVMIYNFLHSARLIGDVCVSFNDKCAVGIAPIEDNIRKNLENSLMLVTSLNTKIGYYKAAEIAQTAHKQGKTLKQTAIDLGYVTSEQFDEWVKPEEMVGL; encoded by the coding sequence ATGGAATTCCGTAAAGAAAAAGATACCATGGGTGTTGTGGAAGTTCCCGCTCATGTTTACTGGGGTGCTCAAACACAACGGTCAATCGAAAACTTTAAAATCGCGCAAGACATCAACAAGATGCCACGCGAAATCATCCGGGCTTTTGCTTATTTGAAAAAAGCGGCTGCCCTTACAAATCTGGATGCCGGAGTTTTGCCAGCGGAAAAATGTGAACTGATTTCAAAAGTGTGTGATGAAATTCTTGATGGAAAACTGTACGATCAGTTTCCTCTCGTCGTTTGGCAAACCGGTTCAGGAACGCAGTCAAATATGAACGTGAATGAAGTGGTTGCTTACCGTGCACACGTGATCAATGGTGGCAGCCTGATGGATGAAAAGAAAGTAATCCATCCGAATGATGATGTGAACAAAAGCCAGTCTTCCAACGATACTTTCCCCACAGCGATGCACATCGCGGCATATATTGTTTTGAAAGAAACAACTATTCCCGGTTTGAAAAAATTACGCGATACGCTCTCTGCCAAGTCAAAGGAGTTTATGCATATCGTGAAAATTGGTCGTACGCATTTGATGGATGCGACACCACTCACTCTCGGTCAGGAATTGTCCGGTTATGTTTCTCAGCTGGATCATGGTATCCGTGCGATCGAACATACCTTACCTCATCTGGCTGAACTCGCTCTGGGTGGGACTGCAGTTGGTACAGGAATCAATACACCAAAAGGTTATTCTGAAAATGTAGCCAAACATATCGCGAAGCTTACAGGAATTCCATTCATCACAGCGGAAAATAAATTCGAAGCACTCGCCGCGCATGACGCGATAGTTGAGTCGCATGGAGCATTGAAAACTGTTGCCTGTTCCATGATGAAAATCGCGAATGACATCCGCCTGCTTGCTTCTGGACCTCGCTGCGGAATAGGTGAGTTATTTATTCCGGATAACGAGCCGGGTTCTTCCATTATGCCGGGTAAAGTGAACCCAACTCAATGCGAAGCAATGACCATGGTTGCAGCCCAGGTACTCGGAAATGATGTAGCCATTAATATTGGAGGTGCAACCGGCCATTTTGAATTGAATGTTTTCAAACCGGTAATGATTTATAATTTCCTTCATTCGGCCCGATTGATCGGGGATGTTTGCGTTTCCTTCAATGATAAATGTGCTGTCGGTATCGCGCCTATTGAAGATAATATCCGGAAGAATCTTGAAAACTCTTTGATGCTTGTGACTTCCCTGAATACAAAAATTGGCTATTACAAAGCCGCAGAAATCGCGCAGACTGCACACAAGCAAGGCAAGACACTCAAACAAACAGCAATTGATCTGGGATATGTTACTTCAGAGCAATTCGATGAGTGGGTAAAACCTGAGGAAATGGTAGGACTTTAA
- a CDS encoding mannose-1-phosphate guanylyltransferase, translated as MMKNNYCIIMAGGIGSRFWPMSRNNFPKQFIDILGSGKTLIRQTYERFLSICPAENIFIVTNEQYLDFVYEQIPELPKNQVLSEPQRRNTAPCVAYAAYKIAQLNPKANMVIAPSDHVIKDDKSFQAAIEKGLEFTAKNDSLLTIGIHPSRPDTGYGYIQFQEAEGAEKFKISKVKTFTEKPNLEMAKFFLKSGEFLWNAGIFVWNIDSILKAFENYLPDMAALFKEGKEAYNTPDESEFIRRAYTLCTNISIDYGIMEKAKNVYVLSAEFGWSDLGTWKSLYEQLPHDEDGNAIVGPHVLLDHTSNCIINMPKDKLAVIQGLENFIVVETDNVLLICPKDDEQQVRNLVNEVKMKKGEKYV; from the coding sequence CTGATGAAAAACAATTACTGTATCATCATGGCTGGAGGCATTGGTAGCCGTTTCTGGCCTATGAGTCGTAACAATTTCCCAAAACAATTCATTGATATTCTTGGAAGCGGAAAAACGCTGATCCGCCAGACCTACGAAAGGTTTCTTTCGATTTGTCCTGCCGAGAACATATTCATTGTCACCAATGAACAATATCTCGATTTTGTTTATGAGCAAATTCCGGAGCTTCCTAAAAATCAGGTATTGTCTGAGCCACAAAGACGGAATACCGCTCCATGTGTTGCCTATGCAGCATATAAAATTGCGCAGCTGAATCCAAAGGCCAACATGGTGATTGCTCCTTCTGATCATGTAATTAAAGATGATAAAAGCTTTCAGGCAGCAATTGAAAAAGGACTTGAATTCACCGCTAAGAATGATTCGTTGCTTACTATAGGAATTCATCCGAGCCGACCGGATACCGGTTATGGCTACATACAATTTCAAGAGGCTGAAGGAGCAGAAAAATTTAAAATCAGTAAGGTTAAGACGTTTACAGAAAAACCTAACCTTGAAATGGCAAAGTTCTTTCTCAAGAGCGGAGAGTTTCTCTGGAACGCGGGGATATTTGTCTGGAATATAGATTCAATTTTGAAAGCTTTTGAAAATTATCTTCCTGATATGGCCGCGCTTTTCAAAGAAGGAAAAGAGGCATACAATACTCCTGACGAAAGTGAATTTATCCGTCGCGCCTATACCTTGTGTACAAACATTTCCATTGACTACGGCATCATGGAGAAAGCGAAAAATGTTTATGTGCTCAGCGCTGAATTCGGATGGAGTGATCTTGGCACCTGGAAATCTCTTTATGAGCAGTTGCCACATGATGAAGATGGCAATGCAATTGTTGGTCCTCATGTATTGCTCGATCATACATCCAATTGCATCATCAATATGCCGAAGGATAAACTCGCAGTGATCCAGGGACTTGAAAATTTTATTGTGGTTGAAACCGACAATGTCCTTTTGATTTGCCCTAAAGATGATGAGCAACAAGTCCGCAACCTCGTGAACGAGGTGAAGATGAAAAAAGGGGAAAAATATGTTTAA
- a CDS encoding aminotransferase class I/II-fold pyridoxal phosphate-dependent enzyme encodes MAENLIGSEIIKLAAEIQDKIRNGERIFNYTIGDFDPKIFPIPEELNEEIINAYKEHQTNYPAANGMPELRKVVSEFLKEREGLSYSADEILISGGARPLIYATYVTLLDKGDTVVFPVPSWNNNHYCHLSETQSRLIETSPENNFMPTAEEIRPHLKNATLLSLCSPLNPTGTVFKKEQLTEICDLVLEENRRRGPGEKPLYLMYDQIYWVLTFGKTEHFNPVSLRPEMRDYTIFIDGISKSLAATGVRVGWAFGPQRIMDKMRAILSHVGAWAPKAEQVATGKYLQKKTALDSFLDKFKNQIDSSLHAFYDGFMELKKAGYKVHAIAPQAAIYLTIQLDLKGMKTKEGKVLGTQKDVTQYILDEAKLAVVPFSAFGSSDDSTWYRLSVGTCKSSEIPEVFQSLKKVLGNLSVD; translated from the coding sequence ATGGCTGAAAACCTGATAGGTTCTGAAATCATTAAACTCGCAGCTGAAATCCAGGATAAAATACGAAATGGTGAAAGGATTTTTAATTATACAATTGGTGATTTTGATCCAAAGATCTTCCCTATTCCTGAAGAACTCAATGAAGAAATAATCAACGCATACAAGGAGCATCAGACCAATTATCCTGCAGCCAATGGTATGCCTGAACTGCGCAAAGTTGTTTCTGAATTTCTAAAAGAACGTGAAGGGCTTTCTTACTCCGCGGATGAAATTCTGATTTCAGGTGGTGCGCGTCCATTAATCTATGCAACCTATGTTACCCTTCTGGATAAAGGTGACACGGTAGTATTTCCTGTGCCATCCTGGAACAACAACCACTACTGCCACCTTTCCGAAACACAATCCAGACTGATTGAAACAAGTCCGGAAAATAATTTCATGCCTACTGCAGAAGAAATTCGTCCGCACCTGAAAAACGCGACATTACTTTCTTTGTGTTCTCCTCTCAACCCTACAGGAACAGTTTTCAAAAAGGAACAACTTACTGAAATTTGCGATCTTGTATTGGAAGAAAACAGAAGAAGAGGTCCGGGCGAGAAACCACTATACCTGATGTATGACCAGATTTATTGGGTACTTACATTCGGAAAAACCGAACATTTCAACCCGGTTAGTCTGCGTCCTGAAATGAGAGATTATACAATTTTCATTGATGGAATTTCCAAATCCCTTGCAGCTACTGGTGTGCGCGTTGGCTGGGCATTCGGACCACAAAGAATTATGGACAAAATGAGAGCCATCCTTTCACACGTCGGAGCCTGGGCTCCAAAAGCTGAACAGGTGGCTACCGGAAAATATTTACAGAAAAAAACAGCGCTTGACAGTTTCCTGGATAAATTCAAAAATCAAATTGATTCTAGTCTGCATGCATTCTATGACGGGTTCATGGAATTGAAAAAAGCAGGATACAAAGTACATGCGATTGCTCCGCAGGCAGCTATCTATCTGACGATTCAGCTTGATCTGAAAGGGATGAAAACAAAAGAAGGAAAAGTACTCGGTACTCAAAAGGATGTCACTCAATACATCCTTGATGAAGCTAAATTAGCTGTGGTTCCATTCTCCGCCTTTGGTTCTTCTGATGATTCTACCTGGTACCGGTTATCTGTTGGTACATGTAAATCATCTGAAATACCTGAAGTATTTCAATCTCTGAAGAAAGTGCTTGGCAATCTTTCTGTGGATTGA
- a CDS encoding sprT domain-containing protein, which yields MLSKYLPAAAVPQCTEWVIRKNIHLKITRGRSSKFGDYLPLGPGKGHRITVNHDLNKFAFLITFVHEVAHLHCYEKYLRRHDPHGQEWKNEFRSLLSPFVSSDIFPEDIQRALAKYLHNPAASSCSDYNLMRALKNHDAPQADPVTHLEELPEKAVFRIHQSRADFTFVKGHRRRTRFQCLELKTKRIYFVNALTEVIVVG from the coding sequence GTGCTTTCCAAGTACCTTCCTGCTGCGGCTGTACCGCAATGCACGGAATGGGTGATTCGCAAAAATATTCATCTGAAAATAACACGCGGGAGGTCCTCCAAATTTGGCGACTATCTTCCTCTTGGTCCGGGAAAGGGACACCGTATTACCGTCAATCATGATCTGAACAAATTTGCTTTTCTGATCACCTTTGTTCATGAAGTCGCGCATCTGCATTGCTATGAAAAATATCTGCGCAGACATGATCCGCATGGACAGGAATGGAAAAATGAATTCAGGTCACTTTTATCACCATTTGTATCATCAGATATCTTTCCTGAGGATATTCAACGCGCCCTCGCCAAATATCTACACAATCCTGCCGCGTCGAGCTGTTCTGATTATAATCTGATGCGTGCTTTGAAGAATCATGATGCGCCTCAGGCTGATCCTGTAACACATCTGGAGGAACTCCCGGAGAAAGCAGTTTTCAGGATCCATCAATCAAGAGCAGATTTTACCTTTGTAAAAGGGCATCGCCGACGCACCCGTTTTCAATGCCTGGAATTAAAAACAAAACGAATTTATTTCGTGAATGCACTGACTGAAGTCATTGTTGTGGGCTAA
- the feoB gene encoding ferrous iron transport protein B: MARKLKIALVGNPNSGKSSVFNGLTGLNQKVANFPGVTVDKKMGFATLKDAQGELIEAEYIDLPGTYSLYPKSPEERIPFQILCDPNNESHPDLTVVIADGTNLKRNLFLCSQIIDLKIPVILVINMMDLVRYKKIEIDFQKLSKRLGIPVIPMNSRKLEGIDELKKALVSPLHIPDNDFIDVRVFSPHVVDTIRSVVHVHSNYNAFLVANNLDLISAFEIHQWKRDKIHAACTENNFDSQQMQARETLERYKIITSLMNDCVVTPDTPIQKTYSYKIDSLLTHRIWGYFIFLIVLFIVFQAIFSWASYPMDLIDQGFQSLSSFVRNNLPAGLINDLIVGGILAGLNGIVVFIPQIALLFFFIGILEDTGYMARVSFIMDRFLRKFGLNGKSLIPLISGVACAVPAIMSTRTIQNWKERMITIMVTPLMSCSARLPVYTLLIALIIPKDYVYGVNLQGLVLMLLYLIGFISAIGVAWIMKSFMKSKERSFFVMELPMYRVPRWSSIGLHIMEKVKIFLFDAGKIIISISIILWVLSSFGPSGEFDRIEQKYSEGVYTSVLPQQEIDRKIQSEKLEASYAGMLGHVIEPVIRPLGFDWKIGIALITSFAAREVFVGTMSTIYSVGDSNSTKHTLKEKMQSEINPITGGPRYTFAVGLALMLFYVFAMQCMSTVATVFRETKKIRYPLIQIVYMSGMAYVASLIAFQLLKP; this comes from the coding sequence TTGGCGAGGAAATTAAAAATAGCCCTTGTTGGAAATCCGAACAGTGGAAAATCCTCTGTGTTCAACGGCCTGACCGGATTGAATCAGAAGGTTGCGAATTTTCCCGGCGTAACGGTGGACAAGAAAATGGGCTTTGCCACTCTCAAAGATGCACAAGGAGAGTTGATCGAGGCTGAATACATTGATCTTCCGGGAACCTACAGCCTGTATCCAAAATCGCCTGAAGAGAGAATTCCGTTTCAGATTTTATGTGATCCCAATAATGAGTCTCATCCCGATCTTACCGTAGTCATTGCGGATGGTACCAACCTGAAAAGAAATCTCTTTTTGTGTTCACAGATTATCGATCTGAAGATCCCTGTAATCCTTGTGATTAACATGATGGATCTGGTGCGATACAAAAAGATTGAAATAGATTTTCAAAAACTATCGAAACGCTTGGGAATACCTGTAATCCCAATGAACAGCAGGAAGCTGGAAGGAATTGACGAACTAAAAAAAGCGCTGGTCAGCCCGCTCCATATTCCTGATAATGATTTCATCGATGTAAGAGTCTTTTCGCCGCATGTTGTGGATACTATACGAAGTGTGGTGCACGTGCACAGCAATTACAATGCGTTCCTGGTGGCGAACAATCTCGATTTGATTTCAGCTTTTGAAATCCACCAATGGAAACGCGATAAAATTCACGCGGCCTGCACTGAAAATAATTTTGATTCCCAACAAATGCAGGCAAGGGAAACTCTGGAGCGCTACAAAATCATCACGAGTCTGATGAACGATTGTGTTGTTACTCCGGATACACCGATTCAAAAAACATATTCATATAAAATTGATAGTCTCCTCACCCATCGCATTTGGGGATACTTTATTTTCCTGATCGTACTGTTCATTGTTTTTCAGGCGATCTTTTCCTGGGCCAGTTATCCGATGGACCTGATAGATCAGGGATTCCAGTCACTGAGTAGTTTTGTAAGAAACAACCTTCCTGCCGGATTGATAAATGATTTGATTGTAGGAGGTATTCTTGCAGGTTTAAATGGCATTGTTGTTTTCATTCCTCAGATCGCCCTGTTGTTTTTCTTTATTGGGATACTTGAAGATACAGGATACATGGCCCGGGTTAGTTTTATCATGGACCGGTTCTTGAGAAAATTCGGGTTGAACGGTAAATCTTTAATTCCATTGATCAGCGGAGTTGCCTGCGCGGTTCCTGCCATCATGTCAACCAGAACCATTCAAAACTGGAAGGAAAGAATGATAACCATTATGGTTACTCCATTGATGAGTTGTTCAGCAAGGTTACCGGTATACACTCTTCTCATCGCATTGATAATCCCCAAAGACTATGTCTACGGTGTGAATTTGCAGGGACTGGTATTGATGCTGTTATACCTCATTGGATTTATATCCGCTATTGGTGTCGCATGGATTATGAAAAGCTTTATGAAGTCAAAAGAAAGAAGCTTTTTTGTTATGGAATTACCAATGTATCGTGTACCGAGATGGTCATCCATTGGTTTACACATCATGGAAAAGGTGAAAATTTTTCTTTTCGATGCAGGTAAAATCATCATATCCATTTCGATTATTCTGTGGGTACTTTCATCTTTCGGACCATCCGGCGAATTTGACAGAATTGAACAGAAATACAGTGAGGGTGTTTACACAAGTGTACTTCCTCAACAAGAGATTGACAGAAAAATTCAATCAGAAAAACTGGAAGCTTCATATGCCGGAATGCTCGGGCATGTGATTGAGCCGGTGATCAGGCCACTGGGCTTTGATTGGAAAATTGGAATTGCTCTCATTACTTCTTTCGCGGCAAGGGAAGTCTTTGTCGGAACAATGTCTACAATATATAGTGTTGGAGATTCTAATTCAACAAAGCATACATTAAAAGAAAAAATGCAAAGTGAAATCAATCCCATTACCGGAGGTCCACGATATACTTTCGCTGTTGGTCTGGCTCTGATGCTATTTTATGTATTCGCGATGCAATGCATGAGTACAGTCGCCACCGTATTCAGGGAGACAAAAAAAATCAGGTATCCATTAATTCAAATTGTCTATATGAGCGGAATGGCTTATGTAGCAAGCTTAATTGCCTTCCAGCTTTTAAAACCCTGA
- a CDS encoding ferrous iron transport protein A, which yields MGLEVKYLSELRKGQNGIIDSFTDYELSLKLLEMGCIPGEKIEVIRVAPLGDPIAISITGYMLSLRKDEAATVRVRMG from the coding sequence ATGGGGCTAGAAGTAAAGTATTTGTCGGAACTGCGAAAAGGGCAAAACGGAATCATTGATTCGTTTACTGACTATGAATTGTCTTTAAAGCTCCTGGAGATGGGTTGTATACCCGGAGAAAAAATCGAAGTGATTCGGGTTGCTCCGCTGGGTGATCCGATAGCTATTTCGATTACCGGATACATGTTAAGTCTCAGAAAAGATGAGGCAGCAACGGTGAGAGTTCGCATGGGTTAA
- a CDS encoding ABC transporter permease — MNWLFHLGRYWIFIKEMMTKPEKFSIYWRQLVRELDNFGYGSMGIVALTSVFMGAVITIQTVYNLVNPLVPMSAVGIVARDSIILEFSPTMMSLVLAGKIGSSIASEIGTMRVTEQIDALEIMGINASAYLVLPKVVAAILIFPFVVSISMFLGIFGGWFAGTMAGVISSAEFIKGIQDSFVPFNITFAMIKTLTFAYIITTVSAYHGYHTEGGALEVGQSSTNAVVYSSILILIFDYILTQLILT, encoded by the coding sequence ATGAATTGGCTTTTTCACTTAGGACGATACTGGATTTTCATCAAGGAGATGATGACCAAACCCGAAAAATTCTCCATTTACTGGCGTCAGCTGGTGCGGGAACTGGATAATTTTGGGTATGGTTCCATGGGAATTGTTGCCCTGACTTCTGTGTTCATGGGAGCTGTAATTACCATTCAAACTGTATATAACCTTGTAAATCCCCTTGTTCCAATGTCTGCAGTCGGAATTGTGGCGAGGGATTCAATTATTCTTGAATTTTCCCCTACAATGATGTCTCTGGTGCTTGCCGGAAAGATAGGTTCAAGCATAGCGTCCGAAATCGGGACGATGCGTGTAACTGAACAAATTGATGCCCTTGAAATTATGGGAATTAATGCATCAGCATATCTGGTATTACCGAAGGTCGTTGCCGCCATCTTAATATTTCCTTTTGTTGTATCTATAAGTATGTTCCTTGGAATATTCGGTGGCTGGTTTGCAGGTACAATGGCCGGTGTGATCAGCTCGGCGGAATTCATCAAAGGAATACAGGATTCTTTTGTGCCTTTTAACATCACTTTCGCGATGATAAAGACACTCACTTTTGCTTACATTATTACTACTGTTTCTGCTTATCATGGCTATCATACCGAAGGCGGTGCCCTTGAAGTCGGCCAATCCAGTACAAATGCAGTGGTTTATAGTAGTATCCTGATTTTGATATTCGACTACATCTTAACTCAACTGATCCTCACATGA
- a CDS encoding ATP-binding cassette domain-containing protein translates to MIELKSISKSFNGRVILNNVSTTFEKGHINLVIGGSGSGKTVMMKCMVGLVDVDSGELWYDGKIFSGLDKKERKPFRQEIGMVFQGGALFDSLNVERNIMFPLNMFTKMTLEEKLDRVNFCLNRVNLVNVNKLSPSELSGGMKKRVAIARAIAPNPSYLFCDEPNSGLDPRTSIVIDNLIKEITEEFNITTIVNTHDMNSVLEIGDKILYLHRGEKWWEGNVDDILRTDNKELNEFIFASKLAKNVKKV, encoded by the coding sequence ATGATCGAACTGAAAAGCATTTCAAAGAGCTTTAATGGTCGTGTGATTCTCAATAACGTTTCGACCACTTTTGAAAAGGGGCACATCAATCTGGTGATCGGTGGAAGCGGATCCGGCAAAACTGTCATGATGAAATGCATGGTCGGACTAGTCGATGTAGATTCAGGAGAACTGTGGTACGACGGAAAAATATTTTCCGGCCTCGATAAAAAAGAAAGAAAACCTTTTCGTCAGGAAATCGGGATGGTATTCCAGGGAGGGGCCTTGTTTGATTCCTTAAATGTGGAACGAAACATTATGTTTCCCCTGAACATGTTTACAAAAATGACCCTCGAAGAAAAACTTGATCGGGTGAATTTTTGTCTCAACAGGGTAAACCTGGTGAATGTAAATAAACTATCACCGTCTGAATTAAGTGGAGGAATGAAAAAGCGGGTTGCTATTGCCCGTGCAATCGCTCCGAATCCAAGTTATCTTTTTTGTGATGAACCAAATTCCGGTTTGGATCCAAGAACGTCTATTGTTATTGATAATCTGATTAAAGAAATCACGGAAGAATTCAATATCACAACAATTGTGAATACACATGATATGAATTCCGTTTTGGAAATCGGAGATAAAATTCTGTACCTGCACAGAGGAGAAAAATGGTGGGAAGGTAATGTCGACGACATCCTTCGTACCGACAACAAAGAGCTGAACGAATTTATTTTCGCCAGCAAGCTGGCCAAGAATGTCAAAAAAGTTTAA
- a CDS encoding T9SS type A sorting domain-containing protein, translating to MKKLYALIAIALIGTLTATAQNDKKSSGKIKFSTTATAKIKPQGLTNARHASGTNHVATTVWSDDFSNGANWVIDHQAGTTGDWVIGTTGPSGPFAIDPIASTTAANGFALFDSDLICSYDQVGNLTTANSIDCSSIATAKLSFSQYYARYYDSTYVFVSADNVNWTRFEVNGNMVVNDLSLTNPETVNVDISSIAANQSTVWVRFQFYSPNALAVDTSGCAYAWMIDDVSISDYPSADVSTLGILVPFNGCALGASEEIFTAFINKGTTDITGFDASYTINGGTPVTENITTTILAGDTLFYTFTTLADFSAPGVYDVAVYCVAAGDGDLSNDTAYTNTASGTPSHVNYNMGFETTDDFSLYSVEDADGDGSTIDISATYVRTGLACLRYTLPNSASSDNWVFTSCIDFDQNDVYGLDFWFKVFDNTAVPFNVEAYLATSQNSADATTLLASPPVPGDTSYTNVHTTFSVPTTGTYYIAFRGFGTNVDNTTRIDDITIDLVSGIKNTDLNKAMMVYPNPSNGRIFVENTSATEKSATVSVLNTVGQTVYTNNFSNLVKESIDLSNQPDGLYTVRISTASGVVNKTVVVSSK from the coding sequence ATGAAAAAATTATACGCGTTAATAGCTATCGCTCTGATCGGGACGCTGACAGCTACAGCCCAGAATGATAAGAAATCATCTGGCAAAATTAAATTTAGTACTACTGCGACTGCTAAAATCAAACCTCAGGGTTTGACAAACGCACGCCATGCTTCAGGCACAAACCACGTTGCGACTACGGTTTGGTCAGATGATTTCAGCAATGGTGCAAACTGGGTAATTGATCATCAGGCCGGCACAACCGGTGACTGGGTGATTGGTACAACAGGTCCGAGTGGTCCTTTTGCAATTGATCCGATTGCATCAACTACTGCAGCGAACGGCTTTGCGTTGTTTGATTCTGACTTGATCTGTTCTTATGACCAGGTGGGTAACCTGACTACTGCGAACTCTATCGACTGTAGTTCAATTGCAACCGCGAAGTTGTCATTCTCTCAGTATTATGCCCGTTATTATGACAGTACTTATGTTTTTGTAAGTGCTGATAACGTTAACTGGACACGTTTTGAAGTGAATGGTAACATGGTCGTTAACGACCTTAGTCTTACGAATCCTGAGACTGTGAATGTTGACATCAGCTCTATTGCTGCTAACCAATCAACTGTTTGGGTACGTTTCCAATTCTACAGTCCAAATGCACTTGCTGTTGATACATCCGGTTGCGCATACGCTTGGATGATTGATGATGTATCTATCAGCGATTACCCATCCGCAGACGTTTCAACTCTTGGAATACTTGTTCCATTCAACGGTTGTGCTCTTGGTGCTTCTGAAGAAATCTTCACAGCTTTCATCAACAAAGGAACCACTGACATCACTGGTTTTGACGCATCTTACACTATCAATGGCGGTACTCCTGTAACTGAAAACATCACAACAACCATTCTTGCCGGTGATACTTTGTTCTACACATTCACAACTCTGGCTGATTTCTCTGCTCCTGGTGTTTATGATGTAGCTGTGTATTGTGTTGCTGCTGGTGATGGCGACCTTAGCAATGATACTGCTTATACAAATACCGCTTCCGGAACACCAAGCCATGTAAATTACAACATGGGTTTTGAAACTACCGATGACTTTTCTTTATACAGTGTAGAAGATGCTGACGGAGATGGTTCCACGATAGATATCAGTGCCACTTACGTTCGTACAGGACTTGCCTGTCTGCGTTATACATTACCAAATTCAGCATCTTCCGACAATTGGGTTTTCACCAGCTGTATTGATTTTGATCAAAATGATGTTTACGGACTTGATTTTTGGTTTAAGGTATTTGACAACACAGCAGTACCATTCAATGTAGAAGCATACCTCGCTACCAGCCAAAATTCAGCTGACGCAACTACACTTCTTGCTTCACCTCCTGTACCCGGTGATACTTCATACACAAATGTTCACACGACTTTCTCAGTACCAACAACCGGCACATACTACATCGCATTCCGTGGTTTCGGTACAAACGTTGACAATACTACACGTATTGATGACATAACCATTGACCTGGTTTCAGGTATCAAAAATACTGATCTGAACAAAGCAATGATGGTTTATCCTAACCCAAGCAATGGCCGTATCTTCGTTGAAAACACAAGCGCTACTGAAAAATCAGCAACCGTTTCTGTACTCAACACAGTTGGTCAGACTGTTTATACAAACAACTTCAGCAACCTTGTGAAAGAATCTATCGACCTGAGCAATCAGCCTGATGGTCTTTACACTGTTCGCATCAGCACTGCATCCGGTGTTGTAAACAAAACAGTTGTTGTTTCAAGCAAATAA